From the Leptidea sinapis chromosome 42, ilLepSina1.1, whole genome shotgun sequence genome, one window contains:
- the LOC126976726 gene encoding uncharacterized protein LOC126976726, giving the protein MWSQQHRRQTFNCYRRDLTAVKLQADDRLGLSDVVVASVYLPGEEEVPTPELTALVSYCETERLELIISADSNAHHTIWGSQNTNKRGEDLLTYLFSTNLNILNRGSEPTYVTARAQTIIDLTLATDHVSSLVNDWHVSDEPSCSDHRWIRFNLRLNTKPALPRRNPRKTDRTKYDRLVRNELMAISLPDDYNGTAGIETHVTNITQTLINSYEQTCPLTSTKPNSIDKSVWWGPELDRLRCKVRKLFNRAKNTRAPDDWDAYKQAQYRFKRRIRERKRESWRRFCTNIESTNQAAKVKNILSRDPERNLGCLKKSDGTYTKSDPETCELLLQTHFPGCRITNNQTCR; this is encoded by the exons ATGTGGTCTCAACAACATCGGAGGCAAACTTTTAACTGCTACCGAAG AGATCTAACCGCTGTGAAGCTCCAGGCAGATGACCGCCTAGGCCTATCAGACGTGGTCGTAGCGTCGGTCTATTTGCCGGGGGAAGAGGAGGTACCAACACCGGAGCTCACCGCGCTAGTCAGCTACTGCGAGACAGAGAGGCTGGAACTAATCATCTCCGCTGACTCCAACGCACATCACACCATCTGGGGCAGCCAAAATACCAATAAAAGAGGTGAGGACTTACTTACATACCTTTTCTCAACTAACCTTAATATACTTAACAGGGGCTCCGAGCCTACCTACGTTACGGCGCGAGCCCAAACTATAATCGACCTAACACTGGCAACCGACCATGTCTCTTCTCTCGTCAATGACTGGCACGTGTCAGACGAACCTTCATGCTCGGATCACAGATGGATTAGGTTCAACCTTCGCTTAAACACCAAACCTGCCCTGCCAAGGCGGAACCCGCGCAAAACGGACCGCACCAAATACGACAGATTGGTGAGAAATGAGCTTATGGCCATTTCCCTACCAGACGATTATAACGGTACCGCAGGTATAGAAACTCATGTAACTAACATAACTCAAACACTTATCAACAGCTATGAACAGACGTGTCCTCTTACTTCGACAAAGCCCAACTCAATCGACAAAAGTGTGTGGTGGGGTCCAGAGTTAGATAGGCTGCGCTGCAAAGTAAGGAAGCTGTTCAACAGAGCCAAAAATACTCGGGCACCAGACGACTGGGATGCATATAAACAGGCCCAATATCGTTTCAAGAGGCGCATCCGCGAAAGGAAGAGAGAAAGCTGGAGACGCTTCTGTACTAACATTGAATCCACAAACCAAGcggctaaagtaaaaaacatcctTTCACGCGACCCAGAGCGTAATCTAGGTTGCTTGAAAAAATCTGACGGCACATACACCAAATCCGACCCCGAGACCTGCGAACTACTCCTGCAAACTCACTTCCCTGGATGCCGCATCACCAACAACCAGAC